One part of the Bdellovibrio bacteriovorus genome encodes these proteins:
- the mgtE gene encoding magnesium transporter: MDSNNNQNNIEVQDQDTVLSLSESWSALSPAERREKFKDLPRTEAEELFLSLKTHDQAELIEEATHLEKRSWIRLLAPDDVADLIQEMGGDHREDILSLLDPQTKREVTALLAYAEDAAGGLMSSRFVRLRPDMSVDEAISYIRIQAKTHVETIYYAYVLDSDQKLLGVVSFRELFQSSPEKKIAEIMHTDVLKVPVEMDQEQIGRIFSQQDLMAVPVVDENGIMKGIVTFDDVATAIQEEATEDIHKIGGVESLDAPYLKISMLEMLKKRGGWLMILFLGEMFTATAMAFFEDELSKAVVLSMFIPLIISSGGNSGSQASTLIIRAIALREVRLRDWWRVLGREIMTGACLGLVLGAIGFIRIMLWPNRETLYTAHYMQVGLTVAASVVGVVLWGTISGSMLPFILKKVGFDPASASAPAVATLVDVTGLVIYFTAASFFLSGILL, encoded by the coding sequence ATGGACAGCAACAACAACCAGAACAACATCGAAGTCCAGGATCAAGACACAGTTCTCAGTCTGTCTGAGAGCTGGTCTGCCCTTAGTCCGGCTGAACGCCGTGAAAAATTCAAAGACCTTCCCCGCACCGAAGCCGAAGAGCTTTTCCTCAGTCTTAAAACCCACGATCAGGCCGAACTGATCGAAGAAGCGACTCATCTTGAAAAAAGATCCTGGATCCGCCTGCTGGCCCCCGATGACGTGGCCGATTTGATCCAGGAAATGGGTGGCGATCACCGCGAGGACATTCTGTCTTTGCTGGACCCTCAGACCAAACGTGAAGTCACGGCTCTGCTGGCTTACGCAGAAGACGCCGCCGGGGGCTTGATGAGTTCCCGTTTCGTGCGTCTGCGCCCTGACATGAGCGTGGATGAAGCCATCAGCTACATCCGCATTCAGGCGAAAACCCACGTTGAAACGATTTATTACGCTTACGTTTTGGACTCGGACCAGAAGCTTCTGGGTGTGGTTTCTTTCCGTGAGTTGTTCCAGTCTTCTCCGGAAAAGAAAATTGCCGAGATCATGCACACGGATGTTCTGAAAGTTCCCGTTGAAATGGACCAGGAACAAATCGGTCGCATTTTCTCGCAACAGGATCTGATGGCCGTCCCGGTTGTTGATGAAAACGGTATCATGAAAGGTATCGTTACGTTCGATGACGTGGCCACGGCCATTCAGGAAGAAGCGACGGAAGATATCCATAAAATCGGGGGTGTTGAATCCCTGGATGCTCCGTACCTGAAGATCTCGATGCTGGAGATGTTAAAAAAGCGCGGTGGCTGGCTGATGATCCTCTTCCTGGGGGAAATGTTCACGGCGACCGCCATGGCGTTCTTCGAGGATGAACTGTCCAAAGCTGTGGTGCTTTCCATGTTCATTCCTTTGATTATCAGCTCGGGGGGTAACTCGGGTTCTCAGGCTTCCACTTTGATTATTCGTGCGATTGCCCTGCGCGAAGTGCGTTTGCGTGACTGGTGGCGTGTTCTGGGTCGGGAGATCATGACCGGGGCCTGCCTGGGTCTGGTGCTGGGAGCAATTGGTTTCATTCGAATCATGCTGTGGCCGAATCGTGAAACCCTGTACACCGCCCACTACATGCAAGTGGGTCTGACGGTTGCAGCCAGCGTCGTGGGCGTCGTGTTGTGGGGAACTATTTCAGGCTCTATGCTTCCCTTCATCCTGAAAAAAGTCGGCTTTGACCCCGCTTCCGCATCCGCCCCGGCCGTTGCCACGCTGGTCGACGTCACAGGTTTGGTGATTTACTTCACCGCCGCCTCCTTCTTCCTGTCAGGCATCCTGCTCTAA
- a CDS encoding ABC transporter ATP-binding protein, protein MSSAPIKAKYLSDGDTKKDGGYNKSIYETLKFAYSPFFTRIVLCLILGITGRGLLLANTNVIGYWVDSIVGKENILSGLSSAQLIALLGVMAVTGFILTMTFRVSFSRLSAQAISSFYDEVTLRTSRLPMSFFDNTPAGRIITRFSSDYGNVFRLFGGPLAEFISIIFDLTMMIILITVANPVYLIFVVFIALMNYLIYKLNQEKLRTARRELSASRSPSIAHFAETTQGASTIRSFRRQQSFSERFERLDSHFLTQKMDTTKSLLSFSLQMNSLTALLLLVTGVSAYFMIEKGWATVGSVGVAFAFIALSGNTVQMFFEWLTQFEEAMIGVERLDQYMRMNIEQGSLLPSSATFATGHPTYSPSVEKYLSTRRLTEERNASVQVQDVWFRYREDLPWVLKGVNFDVKAGERLGIVGRTGSGKSSLIQALFYLYPIDKGQIAINTHQPKLTAAANGVDLNLYRKSMAFISQEPILFQGTLRFNLDIEGNLTEEKLLSVLAQVGLRDWVLAQPGGLDMRIEERGKNLSLGERQLMCMARCLLQQAPIVIMDEATSSVDPQSEEIMVRATEEFFSDRTQIIIAHRLSTLAKCDRILWLQNGEIKALGPTSEVLPRFKNTELV, encoded by the coding sequence ATGTCTAGTGCCCCTATCAAAGCCAAATACCTGAGCGACGGTGACACGAAAAAAGACGGCGGATACAACAAGAGCATTTATGAAACCCTGAAATTTGCCTACAGCCCGTTCTTCACGCGCATTGTCCTGTGTCTGATTCTGGGAATCACTGGACGTGGATTGCTGCTGGCAAACACCAACGTGATCGGCTATTGGGTCGATTCCATCGTTGGCAAAGAGAATATCTTGTCGGGCCTCAGCTCTGCCCAGTTGATCGCCCTGCTGGGCGTGATGGCCGTGACAGGTTTTATATTAACGATGACCTTCCGGGTCAGTTTTTCGCGCTTGTCGGCTCAGGCGATTTCCTCATTCTATGATGAAGTGACTTTGCGCACGTCCCGCCTGCCGATGAGTTTCTTTGACAACACTCCGGCCGGACGAATCATCACGCGTTTTTCCAGTGACTATGGCAACGTCTTCCGTCTGTTCGGGGGACCTTTGGCCGAATTTATTTCGATCATCTTTGATCTGACCATGATGATCATTCTGATCACCGTGGCCAATCCGGTGTACCTGATCTTCGTGGTCTTTATCGCCTTGATGAACTATCTGATTTACAAACTGAATCAGGAAAAACTGCGCACGGCCCGTCGCGAACTGTCGGCCAGCCGCTCGCCCAGCATCGCGCACTTTGCAGAAACCACCCAAGGGGCCAGCACCATTCGTTCATTCCGCCGTCAGCAGTCCTTCAGTGAACGTTTTGAACGCCTGGACAGCCACTTCCTGACACAAAAGATGGACACCACAAAAAGCCTGCTGAGCTTTTCCCTGCAGATGAACAGCCTGACCGCCCTGCTGCTTTTGGTGACGGGTGTGTCGGCTTACTTTATGATTGAAAAAGGCTGGGCGACGGTGGGGTCCGTGGGTGTGGCCTTTGCCTTTATCGCGCTTTCCGGAAACACCGTGCAGATGTTCTTTGAATGGTTGACCCAGTTTGAAGAAGCCATGATCGGCGTTGAGCGTCTGGATCAGTACATGCGCATGAACATCGAACAAGGCAGCTTGCTGCCTTCCAGTGCCACGTTTGCGACCGGGCATCCGACCTATTCCCCGAGTGTTGAAAAGTACCTGTCCACCCGCCGCCTCACCGAAGAACGCAATGCCTCAGTGCAAGTGCAGGATGTGTGGTTCCGCTATCGCGAAGACCTTCCTTGGGTCCTGAAAGGTGTCAATTTTGACGTAAAAGCCGGCGAACGCCTGGGCATCGTGGGACGCACCGGGTCCGGCAAATCCAGTCTGATCCAAGCCTTGTTCTATCTGTACCCGATCGACAAAGGACAGATCGCCATCAACACGCATCAGCCTAAACTGACTGCGGCTGCCAACGGCGTCGACCTGAATCTGTATCGTAAATCCATGGCCTTTATTTCCCAGGAACCCATTCTGTTCCAGGGGACTTTGCGCTTTAACCTGGACATCGAAGGCAACCTGACCGAAGAAAAACTTCTTTCTGTTTTGGCACAGGTGGGCTTGCGTGACTGGGTGCTGGCTCAGCCCGGCGGCTTGGACATGCGCATTGAAGAACGAGGCAAGAACCTGTCACTGGGGGAACGTCAGCTTATGTGCATGGCGCGCTGCCTGCTGCAACAGGCCCCGATTGTTATCATGGATGAGGCCACCAGCTCGGTGGATCCGCAGTCTGAAGAAATCATGGTCCGCGCGACCGAAGAGTTCTTCTCGGATCGCACCCAGATCATCATTGCCCACCGTCTGTCGACACTGGCAAAGTGTGATCGAATCTTATGGTTACAGAATGGCGAGATCAAAGCTTTGGGGCCGACATCCGAAGTGCTGCCTCGCTTTAAAAATACAGAACTGGTCTAA
- a CDS encoding ABC transporter ATP-binding protein, translating into MKSLFAEVVFTRIHARITVLICSLVAAVLGLMGPFFQKEFIDQLTGVESKLHFIQFDHTLSYIIGAFFCVLLAQAFSQLTNFLSVREALHMQKVFAKRLYNKTLHLRVDTMSGRPVGEIVSLYATDVQGATVFLDQTLPAGASTIFPLILAPFAISLLFDIPLWPTVLMMLGISCLNTFMAFRQSKFFFNFKQLAAERIGLVNEWIQNIRTIRILSWTHHFESNIFAKREIETSNRVSMVTNGQMMNSISTSITFFLNVVALATLVFYSKHTLTSGELLALLWIVAVFLTRPFRQMPWFFTFAFDSWTSLRRLEEFFSTQNNETAENSQERRQAELADKYALQVRGLNLTVAQRKILRNVDLDIAHGEFVAVVGEVGAGKSMLLLSLLKETGAHFDFYHLGGKNALKISVDDVRSHFAYVPQEGFIMNATLRENVAFLYDIEAERDPMVEESLRLAQFDLDTERVEKGLNTEIGERGVNLSGGQKQRVGLARVHYHEAPIMLLDDCLSAVDVDTEHKLFEQLLLGAWADRTRLLVTHRLSALHRVDRILFMEDGQIIDSGSYEELLARNEKFREYTTSVAKEATEKESAKKAEVPHV; encoded by the coding sequence ATGAAGTCATTGTTCGCAGAAGTAGTTTTCACTCGCATTCACGCCCGCATCACGGTTCTGATTTGTTCTTTGGTGGCGGCGGTTCTGGGCTTGATGGGTCCTTTCTTTCAGAAGGAATTCATCGACCAGTTGACCGGAGTCGAAAGCAAGCTGCACTTCATCCAGTTTGATCACACCCTGTCTTACATCATTGGCGCTTTCTTCTGTGTTTTGCTGGCCCAGGCTTTCTCGCAACTGACAAACTTCCTGAGTGTTCGCGAGGCCCTGCACATGCAAAAGGTCTTTGCCAAACGTCTTTACAACAAAACCCTGCACTTGCGTGTCGACACCATGAGCGGCCGCCCGGTGGGGGAAATTGTTTCCCTGTACGCCACGGACGTGCAAGGGGCCACGGTGTTTTTGGATCAGACCCTGCCCGCGGGTGCTTCCACGATATTCCCGCTGATTCTGGCGCCATTTGCAATTTCACTGCTGTTTGATATTCCTCTGTGGCCCACGGTGCTGATGATGCTGGGGATTTCCTGCTTAAACACGTTCATGGCATTTCGTCAGTCCAAGTTCTTTTTTAATTTCAAACAACTGGCGGCGGAACGCATTGGCCTGGTGAATGAGTGGATCCAGAACATCCGCACCATCCGCATTCTTAGCTGGACCCATCACTTTGAAAGCAACATCTTCGCCAAACGTGAAATCGAAACCAGCAACCGTGTTTCCATGGTCACCAACGGTCAGATGATGAACTCCATTTCCACCTCCATCACGTTCTTCCTGAATGTGGTGGCCCTGGCAACTTTGGTGTTCTATTCAAAGCACACCCTGACCAGTGGCGAACTTTTGGCACTGCTTTGGATTGTGGCGGTGTTCCTGACCCGCCCTTTCCGTCAAATGCCGTGGTTCTTTACTTTTGCCTTTGATTCCTGGACGTCCCTGCGCCGTCTGGAAGAATTCTTCTCGACACAAAACAATGAAACCGCGGAAAACTCCCAGGAGCGCCGTCAGGCAGAGCTGGCCGACAAGTACGCCCTGCAGGTGCGCGGCTTGAATCTGACTGTGGCCCAAAGAAAGATCCTGCGCAATGTGGATCTGGATATCGCTCACGGGGAATTTGTCGCCGTTGTTGGCGAAGTGGGTGCTGGTAAATCCATGCTGCTGTTGTCGCTGCTAAAAGAAACCGGGGCTCATTTTGACTTCTATCATCTGGGTGGCAAAAACGCCCTGAAGATTTCTGTTGATGATGTTCGTTCGCACTTTGCCTATGTCCCACAGGAAGGCTTTATCATGAACGCCACCTTGCGCGAAAACGTGGCCTTCTTGTACGACATCGAAGCCGAGCGGGATCCGATGGTGGAGGAATCCCTGCGTCTGGCGCAGTTTGACCTGGACACCGAGCGCGTGGAAAAAGGTCTGAACACTGAAATCGGTGAACGCGGTGTGAATCTTTCCGGGGGCCAGAAGCAGCGTGTGGGACTTGCGCGAGTACACTATCACGAAGCCCCGATCATGCTGCTGGATGACTGCCTGAGCGCGGTGGATGTCGATACGGAACATAAATTATTTGAACAACTCTTGCTGGGTGCCTGGGCGGACCGCACCCGTTTGCTGGTGACTCACCGTCTCAGTGCGCTTCACCGCGTGGACCGTATTTTGTTCATGGAAGACGGTCAGATTATTGATTCCGGTAGTTACGAAGAACTGCTGGCGCGCAACGAAAAATTCCGCGAATACACCACCAGTGTCGCCAAAGAAGCCACTGAAAAAGAATCCGCAAAGAAAGCGGAGGTGCCTCATGTCTAG
- a CDS encoding 2OG-Fe(II) oxygenase, whose translation MKQNQINLTNLDRMFDDLADHHWAVATEVFSQDFCQALAHECQNLHAAGALNKASIGHSATKTVNAEIRGDFTLWLEQDTGSDLQKQFLAQLEVLRQKLNENFYLGLQRFESHFALYPPGGGYDKHIDNHRGSGARRITFILYLNAHWQKGDGGELSLYSPEDENLLLAQVQPRLGTLVLFRSDLFPHQVEKSHSPRLSLTGWFRNDAS comes from the coding sequence TTGAAGCAGAATCAAATCAATCTCACAAATCTCGATAGAATGTTTGATGACCTCGCGGACCATCACTGGGCCGTCGCCACCGAGGTTTTCTCACAGGATTTTTGTCAGGCGCTCGCCCACGAGTGTCAAAATCTGCACGCTGCCGGCGCTTTGAACAAAGCCTCCATCGGTCACTCTGCCACCAAGACGGTGAACGCGGAAATTCGCGGTGATTTCACTCTGTGGCTGGAGCAGGACACGGGCTCGGATTTGCAAAAGCAGTTCCTGGCTCAGCTTGAAGTTCTGCGCCAAAAACTGAATGAGAATTTTTATTTGGGTCTCCAAAGATTTGAATCTCACTTTGCCCTGTATCCTCCCGGCGGAGGTTATGATAAGCATATCGACAACCACCGCGGTTCCGGCGCAAGACGGATCACTTTCATCCTCTACCTCAATGCCCACTGGCAAAAAGGCGACGGAGGAGAACTGAGTTTGTACAGCCCCGAAGATGAAAACCTTCTGCTGGCGCAAGTGCAACCCCGCCTTGGAACATTGGTCCTTTTCCGCAGCGATCTCTTTCCCCATCAGGTGGAAAAGAGTCATTCACCCCGGCTCAGTCTGACTGGCTGGTTTAGGAACGACGCATCATGA
- a CDS encoding flavin monoamine oxidase family protein: MAKSSFTRREFLKISALGSSALAWGGCASAERFFMGDSRDLRSEVVILGAGAAGLAAAFELKKKKIPFRIFEASSRVGGRVQSVPVFGEAGPVGELGAEFFDNSHVQLLSLAKELNLPVREIKTPTDVEAHLFSFDGKQYRVKDLLPRLKTLQAPLRRVRLDLYRDQDVVLSYKNAFQFERAAYYDTLSLKDLLESWSSEVDPVLRQLIEVQAVSRFGVDAADQSSLHFLSTVDAEGSSLLGARTTYRMEGGLSNLMQTLASRVAGVIPDYSVKMNMALVEMSFENETFELTFQGPQGKETFRTRSVICTIPFSKLREVKGFMDLEISNLKKEAVRTQEYATHSKGLIPFASPFWKNRSGSTPANLGNFTGDFLTEKIWDSGRSQAGTQGLLTWQRGGSAGLKAGAAATEETLKDLGLFYGEVPTKFNGRDQMVNWKQRKWSLGSMAVFKPGQYMKYRGAAADPELNGQLLFAGEHTSLRFAGTLQGAIETGQRAAASVSLG, encoded by the coding sequence ATGGCAAAAAGTTCTTTTACTCGTCGCGAGTTTTTAAAAATCTCGGCCCTGGGGTCTTCGGCTTTGGCATGGGGCGGCTGCGCCAGTGCCGAGCGATTCTTCATGGGGGATTCCCGCGACCTGCGCAGTGAAGTTGTCATTCTGGGGGCCGGAGCGGCCGGCCTGGCTGCAGCTTTTGAACTGAAAAAGAAGAAAATCCCTTTCCGTATCTTTGAGGCCTCCTCACGTGTGGGGGGCCGCGTGCAAAGTGTTCCCGTGTTCGGTGAAGCAGGCCCCGTGGGCGAACTGGGGGCCGAGTTTTTTGACAACTCTCATGTGCAGTTGCTGAGTCTTGCCAAAGAACTGAATCTGCCCGTGCGCGAAATCAAAACTCCGACAGATGTGGAAGCACACCTGTTTTCCTTTGATGGCAAACAGTACCGTGTGAAGGATCTGCTGCCACGACTCAAAACCCTGCAGGCGCCTTTACGCCGTGTGCGCCTGGATCTGTATCGCGACCAGGACGTGGTGCTGAGTTACAAAAACGCCTTTCAGTTTGAGCGCGCCGCTTACTATGACACTTTGTCTTTGAAAGACCTTCTGGAGTCATGGTCCTCGGAAGTGGATCCGGTGCTGCGTCAGTTGATCGAAGTGCAGGCGGTCAGTCGTTTTGGCGTGGATGCGGCAGATCAGTCGTCTTTGCATTTCCTTTCCACCGTGGACGCTGAAGGCAGCTCGCTGCTGGGTGCGCGCACGACCTATCGCATGGAAGGCGGGCTTTCCAATCTGATGCAGACTTTGGCTTCCCGAGTGGCCGGTGTGATTCCGGACTATTCCGTGAAGATGAACATGGCCCTGGTGGAAATGTCCTTTGAGAATGAAACCTTCGAGCTGACTTTCCAGGGACCGCAGGGCAAAGAAACCTTCCGCACGCGCAGTGTGATCTGCACGATTCCGTTCTCAAAACTGCGTGAAGTGAAGGGCTTTATGGATCTGGAAATTTCCAACCTTAAAAAAGAGGCCGTGCGCACTCAAGAGTACGCGACGCATTCCAAAGGACTGATCCCGTTTGCCAGCCCCTTCTGGAAGAATCGCAGTGGCTCAACGCCAGCGAATCTTGGGAACTTCACCGGTGACTTCCTGACCGAGAAAATCTGGGACTCCGGGCGTTCTCAGGCTGGCACGCAAGGTCTTCTGACCTGGCAACGCGGAGGCAGTGCCGGCTTGAAGGCCGGGGCCGCTGCCACCGAAGAAACATTGAAGGACCTGGGTTTGTTCTATGGCGAAGTGCCGACAAAATTCAACGGCCGCGATCAGATGGTGAACTGGAAGCAGCGCAAGTGGTCTTTGGGGTCCATGGCGGTGTTTAAACCAGGCCAGTATATGAAGTATCGCGGGGCTGCCGCCGATCCGGAATTGAACGGGCAGTTGCTGTTTGCGGGCGAACACACCAGCCTGCGTTTTGCCGGAACCCTGCAAGGGGCGATTGAAACCGGGCAGAGGGCCGCGGCGTCTGTGTCCTTGGGATAA
- a CDS encoding DUF2785 domain-containing protein encodes MVRRFHTSKMLIPLLLTLQSLNAHAITDANPQIANKHLMPNAVRVQITPRGMKYFDNRLSEILGNVGVKLDEGYFPAMSYTAEKPINMDDFMDANPEMVKMYQQVRGLLTRWLVGFSMNDHQPTIEIGESGYVAKFSRFGLVTDEILMEALGKRDGAILAIELEVKKLTISTKSVVAWDTQNEFLGKAGFEDVTLQAADEEMPLKIRLPFYLRMNNLGGLEFEALEISNNFDSIPLGLKYGRLIVPQFAVEVNGKKFYVNNEELERLFQSQAPMILEKVRGSIGDFARTQLPAMLNQKAKEFLGGSLEQVQDMAAPGQEPTDTRPAFKWGLQLQSLNLKKSLNVDLTTYVEDPINAQSAPVKSHASRGAPSFTAVTQENYDIGLSVDRALINRVLQLAFERKNFEQIKQSDGSVLKLVATPLIDYVKTPAGVAVKPTETFVKLRVSVEIKPGSMFLKNTIVVDFDIIAKLRQLSDKTGMQLLMYSIDTDSMYLDDKYISTAGKLFKGKVREGVKDELKKRSANWAKTEEALPGGLPLPPQILGIKLDINRVMMDPNGHLIMYLDYAKTGAN; translated from the coding sequence ATGGTACGTCGGTTTCATACATCCAAGATGCTGATCCCACTTCTGCTGACTTTGCAGAGTCTGAATGCCCATGCTATCACGGACGCCAATCCGCAGATTGCAAACAAGCATCTGATGCCCAATGCTGTGCGCGTGCAAATCACCCCACGCGGGATGAAATACTTCGACAACCGCTTGAGCGAAATCCTGGGTAACGTCGGCGTGAAACTGGATGAGGGCTACTTCCCGGCGATGAGCTACACCGCTGAAAAGCCCATCAATATGGACGACTTCATGGATGCGAATCCTGAAATGGTCAAAATGTACCAGCAGGTGCGCGGTCTATTGACCCGCTGGCTGGTGGGCTTCTCGATGAATGATCACCAACCGACTATTGAAATCGGTGAATCCGGTTACGTGGCGAAGTTCTCGCGTTTTGGTCTGGTGACTGATGAAATTCTGATGGAAGCTCTGGGTAAGCGTGATGGCGCCATCCTGGCGATTGAACTTGAAGTCAAAAAACTGACGATCTCCACCAAATCCGTGGTGGCGTGGGACACTCAAAACGAATTCCTGGGTAAAGCCGGTTTTGAAGACGTGACTTTGCAGGCCGCGGATGAGGAAATGCCTCTGAAAATCCGTCTGCCATTCTATCTGCGCATGAACAACCTGGGCGGACTTGAATTTGAAGCTTTGGAGATTTCCAACAACTTTGATTCCATCCCCCTGGGTTTGAAATACGGCCGTCTGATCGTTCCGCAGTTCGCCGTGGAAGTGAACGGCAAGAAATTCTATGTGAACAACGAGGAACTGGAAAGACTGTTCCAGTCCCAGGCTCCGATGATTCTTGAAAAAGTCCGCGGCAGCATCGGTGACTTCGCCCGCACGCAATTGCCGGCCATGCTGAATCAGAAGGCCAAAGAATTCCTGGGTGGATCTTTAGAACAGGTTCAGGACATGGCAGCCCCAGGTCAGGAACCGACCGACACCCGTCCCGCTTTCAAGTGGGGCTTGCAGTTGCAAAGCCTGAATCTTAAGAAATCCCTGAATGTGGATCTGACCACCTATGTGGAAGATCCGATCAACGCTCAGAGTGCTCCGGTGAAATCGCACGCTTCCCGTGGGGCTCCGTCTTTCACGGCCGTGACCCAGGAAAACTATGACATCGGCCTGAGCGTGGACCGCGCCCTGATCAACCGCGTTCTGCAACTGGCTTTCGAGCGCAAAAACTTCGAACAGATCAAACAAAGTGATGGTTCCGTTTTGAAACTGGTCGCGACGCCACTGATTGACTATGTAAAAACTCCAGCCGGTGTGGCGGTTAAGCCTACGGAAACCTTCGTTAAATTGAGAGTTTCCGTCGAAATCAAGCCCGGAAGCATGTTCTTGAAAAACACCATCGTGGTGGACTTCGATATCATTGCAAAATTGCGCCAATTGAGTGATAAGACCGGCATGCAGTTGCTGATGTACTCCATCGACACTGACAGCATGTACCTGGATGACAAGTACATCTCGACAGCCGGCAAGCTGTTCAAAGGCAAAGTCCGTGAAGGTGTGAAGGACGAGCTGAAAAAACGCAGTGCCAACTGGGCCAAGACGGAAGAAGCCCTTCCAGGCGGCCTGCCACTGCCACCGCAGATTTTGGGAATTAAACTGGATATCAATCGTGTGATGATGGATCCAAATGGTCACCTGATCATGTATCTGGATTACGCGAAAACAGGAGCAAACTAA
- a CDS encoding S1 family peptidase has product MLKKISLMMVSAAMLAACADQNAAQIQAQGTQDVIGGDKVSANDIIARSTVGLYDEKAGALCSGTLIAPQLVLTAAHCVDPNSDKLIVFFGQEMKGLDPAKVRKTVKALQHKDYNPERVEDTADVALVRFEGALPAGYAPAPLYTEFNQLQKGSNVVVAGFGLNWAWGVKKGAGTLRTTELKVKRSLYGTTEIMLDQSIRKGICSGDSGGPAYVQKDGRLYLMGVASRGDSLPIPLTPDCFMMSIFTRVDAYTPWIAETSALLMSIK; this is encoded by the coding sequence ATGCTCAAAAAGATTTCTTTGATGATGGTTTCGGCTGCGATGTTGGCTGCCTGTGCGGATCAAAATGCCGCTCAAATTCAGGCGCAAGGTACCCAGGATGTTATTGGTGGCGACAAGGTTTCTGCCAACGATATCATCGCTCGCTCTACCGTGGGTCTTTACGATGAAAAAGCCGGTGCTTTGTGCTCGGGGACTTTGATTGCTCCCCAGTTGGTTCTGACGGCAGCTCACTGCGTGGATCCAAATTCTGACAAGCTGATTGTTTTCTTCGGTCAGGAAATGAAGGGTCTTGATCCTGCGAAGGTTCGTAAGACGGTAAAAGCTCTTCAGCATAAGGACTACAATCCTGAGCGCGTGGAAGACACGGCCGACGTGGCTTTGGTCAGATTTGAAGGTGCATTGCCTGCGGGTTATGCTCCAGCTCCATTGTATACAGAATTCAACCAGTTGCAGAAAGGTTCCAACGTTGTGGTGGCGGGCTTTGGTTTGAACTGGGCTTGGGGTGTTAAAAAAGGTGCAGGGACTCTGCGCACAACGGAATTGAAAGTGAAACGTTCCCTGTATGGAACAACTGAAATCATGCTGGATCAGTCCATTCGCAAAGGTATTTGCAGTGGTGATTCCGGTGGTCCTGCGTATGTTCAGAAAGACGGCCGTCTGTATTTGATGGGTGTTGCCAGCCGTGGGGACTCTTTGCCAATTCCTTTGACTCCGGACTGCTTCATGATGTCCATCTTCACTCGCGTGGATGCTTACACTCCATGGATCGCAGAAACATCTGCATTGTTGATGTCCATTAAGTAA